In a single window of the Elaeis guineensis isolate ETL-2024a chromosome 6, EG11, whole genome shotgun sequence genome:
- the LOC105046635 gene encoding LOW QUALITY PROTEIN: uncharacterized protein (The sequence of the model RefSeq protein was modified relative to this genomic sequence to represent the inferred CDS: inserted 1 base in 1 codon), protein MPYPHHHQCSYCCSCSSSSTPSPPLFSPADQLFQALTTQLLLHFPSPPHIYSHQSLKSHNPLYPTPSPTHQQPKDQEQQQQYHSRTHPLLHSLLSRVTALESXCPHLSSTSAPSPPPPRSSPASRPPSSSPSSRPSLRDAAARTIQARFRLFLVRRSQTLRYLKCLASIKSHAATLRSSLSDQTACRDPKALSQRATGLLLQLDSIQSGDPMIREGKRSISRELVRILEFVEKVLVKKHERSLGAGEAAGIGGNGSEGFGEIETLLRFTKQTKKVSFFENERESRVSAGASGPYPEHFEEHSNGGHQRGNIERLCREVTGMRITEHSKPEEGLSQLSDDERSSEGGSENGGRYGSRGHFRGLSAPLPVLMERTRREQ, encoded by the exons ATGCCTTACCCTCACCACCACCAATGCTCTTACTGCTGCTCTTGTTCCTCCTCTTCCACCCCCTCTCCTCCCCTTTTCTCCCCCGCTGATCAACTCTTCCAAGCTCTCACCACCCAACTCCTCCTCCATTTCCCATCCCCTCCTCATATCTACTCCCATCAATCTCTCAAATCCCACAACCCCTTGTACCCAACTCCATCCCCAACCCATCAGCAGCCAAAGGATCAGGAGCAGCAGCAGCAATACCACTCCCGAACTCACCCTCTCCTTCACTCCCTCCTTTCCCGCGTCACCGCCCTCGAGT TATGTCCCCACctctcctccacttctgccccttctcctcctcctccacgaTCCTCGCCGGCGTCTCGGCCTCCGTCTTCGTCTCCATCCTCTCGTCCTTCTCTCCGCGATGCGGCGGCGAGGACCATCCAGGCCAGGTTCCGGCTCTTCCTGGTCCGGCGATCCCAGACCCTCCGCTACCTCAAATGCCTTGCCTCCATCAAATCCCACGCCGCCACCCTCCGATCCTCGCTCTCCGACCAAACGGCCTGCCGCGATcccaaagccctctcccagagaGCCACGGGTCTCCTCCTCCAGCTCGATTCCATCCAG AGCGGTGACCCGATGATCAGAGAAGGGAAGCGGTCGATCAGCCGAGAACTGGTCCGGATATTGGAGTTTGTGGAAAAGGTTTTGGTGAAAAAGCACGAGCGCTCTCTCGGAGCAGGGGAGGCCGCGGGCATCGGCGGCAATGGAAGTGAAGGATTTGGAGAAATCGAAACGCTGCTGCGATTTACCAAGCAGACGAAAAAAGTGAGCTTTTTTGAGAATGAGAGGGAATCTAGGGTTTCTGCTGGTGCTTCTGGGCCATATCCAGAGCATTTCGAGGAACACAGCAATGGTGGTCATCAAAGAGGTAACATAGAAAGATTGTGCCGGGAAGTGACAGGTATGAGGATAACAGAACATTCGAAACCAGAAGAAGGGCTTTCTCAGCTCAGTGATGATGAGAGGAGCTCCGAAGGTGGTTCTGAGAATGGAGGCAGGTATGGAAGTCGAGGCCATTTCCGTGGTCTTTCTGCTCCCTTGCCCGTGCTGATGGAGCGGACGAGAAGAGAGCAGTGA